CCTCGACGTCTTCAGGCCCATTATCGGACATGACGGTGCAGCTCGACGCTGACGAGTCACACCACGCTCGGCGGGTGTTGCGCATGGAGATCGGCGAAAAAATCGAGCTCTTCGATGGTCACGGCTACCGAGCGACAGGGGAGTTGCTCTCCTGGTCGGGTGGGGCAACGATCCGTCTGCTCAGGGCGACGCACTCACCGCGGATCTGTCCGCGTCTGGATGTGGCGGTCACGATACCCAAGGGGCCGCGCGCTGATGAGATGGTCAGCCAACTCAGTCAACTAGGGGTCGATCGTCTGATACCGTTGCGAGCTGAGCGAGCAGTAGTCGATCCGCGGCAGACAAAGCTGGACAAGTTCAGCCGTGCCTCGATTGAGTCAGCCAAACAGTGTGGCCGTGATTACCTGATGGAGATCGCCTCTCCCGGCGAAATGGAAAAACTGTTGCGCGAGGACTATGACGTGAAACTCATCGCAGCACCGGGTGGTGGAGGCGGGGAGGAACTCGAATCACGACTCAAGCAAGCGCAGCGCGTGCTCG
The DNA window shown above is from Phycisphaeraceae bacterium and carries:
- a CDS encoding 16S rRNA (uracil(1498)-N(3))-methyltransferase; its protein translation is MTVQLDADESHHARRVLRMEIGEKIELFDGHGYRATGELLSWSGGATIRLLRATHSPRICPRLDVAVTIPKGPRADEMVSQLSQLGVDRLIPLRAERAVVDPRQTKLDKFSRASIESAKQCGRDYLMEIASPGEMEKLLREDYDVKLIAAPGGGGGEELESRLKQAQRVLVLIGPEGGWTDDERKAAVSSGAAAWSLGSHILRIETAACAAAAVIRYLTTR